In Alphaproteobacteria bacterium, the following proteins share a genomic window:
- a CDS encoding cyclase family protein, with translation WGCEVIPNETDDVFQPWHWIVIPQIGITMGEIFYLKDLANDCDADKVYEFMFVAPPLPITRGVGSPINPQAIK, from the coding sequence CTGGGGCTGCGAAGTCATCCCGAACGAGACGGATGACGTGTTCCAGCCCTGGCACTGGATCGTGATCCCGCAGATCGGCATCACCATGGGCGAGATTTTCTACCTCAAGGACCTCGCGAACGATTGTGATGCGGACAAGGTTTACGAGTTCATGTTCGTCGCCCCGCCGCTGCCGATCACAAGGGGTGTCGGCTCACCGATCAATCCGCAGGCCATCAAGTAG